The Anaerotignum propionicum DSM 1682 sequence CCAGGGGCATTTGAAATCCCCCCTGCGGCAAAGCTTATGGTAAACAGCGGTGCATATGATGCGGTTATTTGCCTGGGTGCTGTCATTCGCGGCGCAACCACCCATTATGACTATGTTTGCAGTGAGGTGTCCAAAGGAATCGCCCATCTTTCCATGGAAACCGACACTCCTGTTCTTTTTGGTGTTGTTACCACGGAAAATATTGAGCAGGCCATTGAACGGGCAGGAACAAAAGCCGGAAATAAGGGATATGATACCGCATTGGCAGCCATTGAAATGGTAAACCTTTCTGGCGAAATGAAAAAGATAGGAAAATAAATTCACCCTTAGAATCAATAAGGGGATTTCCAAACAGGAATGGATTCTTCATTGAGAATTGCCATATGAATCCCCTTTTTAAAATAAACCAACAGATACCGGATTACAAATCAAACAGCCTTTTTTAGAGAGCCTTATCTCTAAATCCGCCAATGGTTAAATTTTCTTTAATTATTTAGAAAATCTGTATTGAATCGTATTTTTGTATTATAATCAATATACATAATACAACAATTTATCCTGATGGGAGGGATTCAATGGAGGATTTTTATATAAAAAATAAACAAGCAGTACAAAACTTAATCATCCTTTGCGGGGGAATACTGGCCTGTTTTCTGTTTTTCCGCTATTTATTTCCGATTTTTTTGCCTTTTATTTTAGGCTGGTTATTAAGCTTATTGTTTATTCCTCTGGCGGATCAGTTGGAGAAATATCACATTCCCCGTTGGGCAGGGGCTCTTGTGGGAATTCTTATTTTTATTTCTATCCTAGGGTTTTTAGGGTATTTTGCTGGGAATCAGCTTTACCAACAGCTTCAAAACCTACTGAATGACCTACCCTATTATCTAGAAAAGATGGAGGAAGGCTTGACTCTATTCTGGATAGAGATAAATAACCTTCTTATGGATTTGCCTGATGAATTCACAAACATAACCGCAAACTTACAAGATGGAATATTTAGTATTTTGCTTTCCTTGGTTCAAAGCAGTGGCTCTGTTTCAATGATTGCCGCCGTTCCAAAGATTTTGCTGGGGTTTTTCATTGCCTTATTTTCTGCTTTTTTCTTCACGAAGGATAAAGAGGGCATTCATAGGGCATTTAAAACCCATGTTGAACCACTTCTGGGAGGTTCTTTAGAGGCTACCAAGCGAGATTTAGCCACCTCCCTTTGGGGATATGCAAAAACACAGTTGATACTCATGGGCTATATTTTTCTCATTAGTATCATTGGTTTATATCTTTTTCATTCCCCTTATGCTTTGTTGTTGAGTGTAGCCATCGCCATCATAGACGCTCTCCCATTCTTTGGAAGTGGTTTTATTCTTTGGCCTGGCGCAGTATTTCACTTTGTATTGGGCAATAACGTCTTAGGAATCGGTTATCTTGTTATTTACGGTGTCGTTCAAGTTGTACGTCAGTTGATGCAACCCAAAATACTTGGTGACCAAATTGGAATGCATCCATTGCTGGCTCTATTTTCCATGTACTTTGGATATCGCTGTATCGGCTTTTGGGGGCTGATTCTTGGGCCCATTGTTGCTGTTGTTTTACGAACCATCCTTTTGTTTCAACAAAAAAATAACCGTGACTTATCTTCTAATCATTGAAAGGGTGTCGACTATGTCGACACCCTTTTTTCCGGAGCTAACTTAAATCAATTCTCTTATTCCAACTAAAATCATCAGATGCAATGGATAAAAAACATAGAAAAAATACTTAGGTAAATGTATTGTTTTTTTCCAGTCCATCCCAGCCAAAG is a genomic window containing:
- the ribE gene encoding 6,7-dimethyl-8-ribityllumazine synthase; translation: MKLIQGNLIATDMKVAIVASRFNDFIVGKLIDGAEDALLRHGVDPDNISLVRVPGAFEIPPAAKLMVNSGAYDAVICLGAVIRGATTHYDYVCSEVSKGIAHLSMETDTPVLFGVVTTENIEQAIERAGTKAGNKGYDTALAAIEMVNLSGEMKKIGK
- the ytvI gene encoding sporulation integral membrane protein YtvI; the encoded protein is MEDFYIKNKQAVQNLIILCGGILACFLFFRYLFPIFLPFILGWLLSLLFIPLADQLEKYHIPRWAGALVGILIFISILGFLGYFAGNQLYQQLQNLLNDLPYYLEKMEEGLTLFWIEINNLLMDLPDEFTNITANLQDGIFSILLSLVQSSGSVSMIAAVPKILLGFFIALFSAFFFTKDKEGIHRAFKTHVEPLLGGSLEATKRDLATSLWGYAKTQLILMGYIFLISIIGLYLFHSPYALLLSVAIAIIDALPFFGSGFILWPGAVFHFVLGNNVLGIGYLVIYGVVQVVRQLMQPKILGDQIGMHPLLALFSMYFGYRCIGFWGLILGPIVAVVLRTILLFQQKNNRDLSSNH